The DNA window GAGATGACCATGTTTGCTTACTACTATGTTGGAATTGGAGTGGGAGTTTTGATTCTCAGTTATTTACAAGTAAGTGCTGTACGCTTAGGTGCGGTGCTCACTACGTTAAATCTGCAATGTCGCCATCTAGATTTACTTCTGGGTGACTGCAGCTGCAAAACAGATCAGGAGGATCCGTAAAAGGTACTTCAGAAAAGTCATGCAGATGGAGATCGGATGGTTCGACTGCAATTCTGTGGGCGAGCTGAACACCAGGATCTCAGAGTGAGTGTACGGACCTGATCCTACTGGAGGTCTATGCAGAAACGTATTTAACAGGTGGCAGTGCATCTGCTACCTCTTTGCAGTGACATCAACAAGATCAACAACGCCATCGCGGATCAGGCCTCCATCTTTATCGAGAGGCTCTCCACGTTTTTGTTTGGCTTCATGGTTGGCTTCATCGGCGGCTGGAAACTCACGCTGGTGGTCATTGCTGTGAGCCCGCTCATCGGTGTTGCTGCTGCACTGATGGCCATGGTGAGAGCCTCAAAACGCTGTAGCTCTATTGGCATGTCTGAAGCAAATGTTTGCTGAAGAACAGTTGTGACTTTGCAGGCTGTGTCCAGACTGACTGGGCGGGAGCTGACCGCCTACGCCAAAGCAGGAGCTGTGGCTGATGAGGTTCTGTCTGCGATCAGGACAGTTGCTGCCTTTGGTGGAGAGAGCAAAGAGGTGGACAGGTAAGACCTCACACACAGACCTTAACtattgattattatttgtttaacaTGTGAGAAGGAAACAGAGTATCTAGGGGACACCACAGGGCTCAATCCTTGGCCTACTGTTCCCGTTCTGGAGAGATGTTCTAGCTGCTGCAGTTGTGTTTTGAGCCCAAGCACAAGCCCATGGAAGGGGGGATAAGATCGACCCACTGGCAACGCTGCGCTATTGTGTTAGTGTAACTGTTGTTCGGGTGTAGAGATAGTTAGTGGCCGGCCTCTCGTGTCAAAGAGGGGCCCTGAGGAGGAGAGTTTTGTCCCAATAGGAAAAAGCTGAAATGGTGAAGGTGGTACTGTGAAGACCTTGCTAACAGATATGTGTGTTCCTCCATGATGATGGGTAACAGTTCTGCTCCTTAGGCGTCTGTGTCTGACCAATGCTGCTTTCTCGTCCTCAGGTATGATAAGAACCTAGAGGAAGCCCAGAACTGGGGTGTGAAGAAAGGCTCCATCCTCGGAATATTCCAAGGTTACCTGTggttcatcatcttcctctgttACGCTCTGGCCTTCTGGTACGGATCCCAACTGGTCATCGACACCAAAGAGATGTCTCCGGGTACTTTAATCCAGGTAGGTCAGCTCCGGCCACTGACCTGTGTCCGTGGTGATCACGACCTCCATGATGCTCCCAGGTGTTTTTTGGAGTCCTCATGGCAGCGATGCACCTGGGTCAGGCGTCTCCTTGCCTGGAGGCCTTCGCCTCTGGACGGGCTGCAGCTAAAAGCATTTTTGCCACAATTGACCGGGTAAAATCTCATAGTCACTCGCACAAAAACACAGTGGAGCGTGTTAAAATTCAGTCTCTGACAGGTGCCGGAAATCAACTGTTTCTCCGATGATGGACGCAAGTTGGACTCACTTAAAGGCGACATTGAGTTCCACAACGTTTCATTCTTCTACCCTTCTCGACCTGAAGTCAAGGTAACGTCAGCAGGTTGTAGAAGTTGCTATAGATTTATTAAAATCCACCTTTGTTTAGATATTGGACGACCTCAGCTTGAGCGTCAAAGCAGGTGAGACGACAGCTTTTGTCGGACCCAGTGGTTCTGGCAAAAGCACCACCATCCAGCTCTTCCAGAGGTTTTATGACCCGAAACAAGGAACGGTGAGCGTCGGATCCTACTGGCAGGACCTGGTACGAAAGCAGCATTAACACCAGTCTGTCGTGTCAGGTGACTCTGGACGGCCATGACATCAGAACTCTGAACATCAAGTGGCTCCGCTCACTCATCGGTATCGTGGAGCAGGAGCCGGTTCTTTTCGCCACCACCATCGCAGAAAACATCCGCTTCGGCCGAGACGGAGTCTCCATGGAAGAGATCATCGAAGTGACTAAGCAAGCCAACGCCTACAACTTCATCATGGAGTTGCCGCAGGTACTTCACTCAGATTTGGTTTCCATTCTCGCCTTTCTGTTTCGAGCCTCACAACAAAATTTAGACATGTAAAATGCTAATTCACTTCCACTGTAGCCCCATAAACTCCATCATATCCGTCAGTGTTTTGCTATATTCTGCTGCTCCCCTCAAACCTCAAAATGTTTGGTAGGATTCCTGGAATATTCCAGGTTTCCACCTGTATTGGAAATGAAtgggagacagaaaaaaaactacaGTTCTTCCATATTTTCACATAAGAGTCTAAAGGTCAAATAGGTAGTCTGCATCCAAATATCTTTCATAACGCTTTCACTTTTTCTTCAAATGAGCATCATTCATAAGTGAGAAATCCTCATTTTTACTCAGCTTTCAGTATGAGGAGGCCGTGAAATTACCTCAAACCTTTGTCTTTCTTCGCTCACTGGGGACAAACGGTGCAATGTACTAAATTTATGTTTTCCAGAACTGGAGACAAACTTGTCCTCTTACTTGTGATGCACTCAGAACAACTTTAATCCTTTCAGAATTAGTGTGAAATCATTTTCAACTCGTGACCTATTGCACACTATTTGCCATGGAGACATGAAAATtgggtcattaaaaaaaaaaaaaactttttatgattcatgtattcatcttttttttaactggaatATTACAGTATTTcatataaaaaatgaattttaaaatatgtgttgCGCTAAAGCCAGTTTCTCAAACTTCTCCTGTCTCTTAGAAATTTAATACCCCGGTGGGAGAAGGTGGCGGTCAAATGAGTGGAGGTCAGAAACAGAGAATCGCCATCGCCCGAGCTCTGATCCGAAACCCCCGGATCCTTCTTCTGGACATGGCCACTTCCGCTCTGGACAATGAGAGTGAAGCCATAGTTCAGGAAGCTCTGGATAAGGTGCGGCACCCTTCAAGTAATCCTTATGCATCACATGACTCTTTAACTGTGAAGGTGATCCGTTTCACGCCTCCACACCCATAGGTGCGCACGGGCCGGACCACGATCTCCATCGCCCACCGTCTCTCCACCATCAGAAAGGCAGACGTGATTATCGGGTTTGAGCGAGGAAAGGCAGTGGAGCGGGGCACTCACAGtgagctgctggagaagcaAGGAGTCTACTTCACGCTGGTGACCCTTCAGAACCAGGGAGCGTCTGCCCCAGAACGTGGTTGGTCCTTGCTCTCACCTTATCATGATCATTTGACAGGGATGAATGcccaaataaaatgtgttattgATCTTCAGCAGATGCGATCAGTGATGTGGATGACGCAGACTTTGGTGTCAAAGTGAGGAGCATGAGTTCTGGATCCTTAAAGTCGAGCAGCAGGTGAGGACatgaaagaagaataaaaaaacattttctttaataatgtgttttgtttttttttaatccaggaGGAACTCGGCTCGTGTGCGCTCTGTGAGCAACTTATCATCGGACTGTGTGCCTGATGCATTAACTGGCAGCCTGCGATACCGGACGGAGCAGTTACCAGAAAATGTACTCATCCATTTCctttttaatgttgttgttgttgatgattgTCAGAAAGGCCTGACCGCTGTGTCCGATCCTGACAGGAGGATCAGGAAGAACACATCGAGCCGGCTCCTGTCGCACGAATCCTCAAGTACAACCAGCCAGAGTGGCCGTACATGCTGCTGGGATCTCTGGGGGCGGCGGTCAACGGTTCCGTCAACCCCATCTACGCCATCCTCTTCAGCCAGATTCTCGGGGTGGGAGCTGCCCTAACGCTCGGTCAAGTCTTTATTTTACTAACCGTTTCTTCTGATTATTTCTGACTGGCAGACGTTTGCGCTGGAAGATGTGGCGGAGCAGAGGCAGCAGATTGATGGGATATGTGTTCTGTTTTGCATCGTGGCCGTCACCAGTTTCTTCTCGCAGTTTTTGCAGGTTTGTCACGACACTCATCACAGAGGCCTGTCACGGTGTGAATGACTCAAGTGCAACTTCCAGGGGTACGCGTTTGCCAAATCTGGGGAGCTGCTGACCCGTCGACTGAGAAAGAAGGGCTTCCTGGCCATGCTGCGGCAGGAGGTCGGCTGGTTTGACGACGTCAGGAACAGCCCCGGGGCGCTGACGACCAGGCTGGCCACGGACGCCTCCATGGTTCAGGGTGTGAGTACAGGAGCGGCAGCTGCAAAGAACCCCGTGTTCCGCTCCGCTCAAGTCTTTTCTTTCAGGCCACAGGATCTCAGATTGGGATGATCGTGAACTCGCTGACCAGCATCGGAGCGTCCTTCATCATCGCCTTCTACTTCAGCTGGAAGTTGACCCTGGTGATCATGTGCTTCCTGCCCCTCATCGGACTGTCAGGTGTCTTTCAAGCCAAAATGCTGACAGGTTTTGCAAATGATGACAAGGATTCCATGGAAGCTGCTGGACAGGTATGATCTATGAAAGGGCCTGGAATATATGTGAatgaatcttgttttttttttttccctgtgctCATACTTTGTTTGCGTTCGCACACGCGTTCAATACTAACACACCAGGTCTCTCACACTGCgcactctgtctcgagacaaagctctttcggctcaaaGGTCCGACATGAGAACACAAGTAAATAAGGTTTTGGCGGTGGACTtcatcccggctggagagctgacCTTGTCCTGGGAAGCTCTCCACAGGGGGGTTAGCTTcttgcctcaggcgactcggcacTAGATGCCGGAAGATACGTGTACAGTGCCACTCCACACCAACATGATAAATACGGAGCAGTAAAGGTTCTGATGGCTGTCTGAGCAGACatcatcgttcaaaaacaactttgtaaaCTCCCTGAActctgaggtgtgcagccgcaGCTGCAGCTGACTGGTGCTGGATCGCGATGTGTGCGGCTACATTACCCAGCCTAGAGTTTTCAAGCCCTTCGGTCATCGGACGGCTTGACTAAAATGACCCTGTCCCGCAGGTCTCCAGTGAGGCTCTGGGAAACATCAGGACCATCGCTGGTTTGGGCAAAGAAAATGCCTTTGTGGAGTCCTACGAAGAGCAGCTGGAAAGCCCCTTCCTCTCCGCCAAGAAGAAAGCCCACGTCTACGGGGTGTGTTTCGGCTTCGCCCAGTGCGTGATCTTCATGGCCTACGCCGCCTCCTTCAGATACGGAGGCTACCTTGTCAGCGCCGAGGGGCTGCAGTACATGCTGGTTTTCAGGTTGGTGGGCGGCCCGACTCAACTGCGATGCGATCACCGAAGCTTACCAGCTGCGGTGCGTTGTGCAGGGTGATCTCGGCGGTGGTGATCAGTGGGACGGCGCTGGGCAGAGCTTCATCCTTCACTCCAGATTATGCCAAAGCcaaaactgctgctgctcagttaTTCAAACTCCTGGACCGGGTACCAAAAATCAGCACGAGCCCTGACGATGGAGAGAAATGGGTTTGTAGATTTAAACAATGCAAAATGACTGGACGAAGCTgtaacaaagtttttttttttttaaggataaGTTCAGGGGTCAGATTGAATTTCTCAACTGCAAGTTCACCTATCCTGCTCGGCCTGACACTCAGGTGTTGAACGGTTTATTTGTGTCGGTGAAGCCTGGTCAGACCCTGGCATTTGTGGGGAGCAGCGGCTGCGGGAAGAGCACCAGCATCCAACTGCTGGAGCGATTTTATGACCCAGATGAGGGGCAAGTGGTGAGAAGACAGTGGAACATGTGGCTGGCGTTGAACCCCGCTGTTTTTATTCGCTTGTCTTCTGCCGACAGTTGATCGATGGTCACAACTCTCGAAGAGTCAACGTGCCCTTCCTGAGGTCTCAGATCGGCCTGGTGTCTCAGGAGCCGGTGCTGTTTGACTGCAGCATCGCGGACAACATACAATACGGAGACAACACGCGCACCATTGGCATGGAGGAGATTATCGCCGCCGCCAAAAAGGCCTACCTGCACGACTTTGTCATGACGCTGCCTAATGTAAACACAAGCCTTTCCTCTGAGCGCCAACCGAACATTGCTGATCATGGCTTCTCCTTTCTTGTGAACTTCCAGAAATACGACACTCAGGTTGGTGCACAAGGTTCTCAGCTATCAAGAGgacaaaaacagcgcattgCCATCGCCAGGGCCATCGTCAGAAATCCCAAAATCCTTCTGTTAGACGAGGCTACTTCTGCACTGGACACAGAGAGTGAAAAGGTGCGTTTTTACATCGAGACAAACTCAGTGGGCCTAGATCACCTGGTTCAGATCGGCTTTCTTTCTCCTGCAGACTGTCCAGACTGCCCTGGATGAAGCGAGAAAAGGCCGCACCAGCATTGTCATCGCTCACCGCCTctcaacaattcaaacagcCGACATCATCGCCGTCATGTCCCACGGAATCGTCATAGAACAAGGGACACACAATGAACTCATGGCGAAGCGTGGCGCCTACTACAAGCTAGTGACCACGGGGGCGCCAATAAGTTGAAGTAGTTTCACCGtcacttattttgtttgttttttttgtcattttataatTTAATTAGTTTATTCGTACTTTGTTACAGTTGAGAATGTCTAAAATGAAAGCTGAAGAAATGTGGAATAtagtaagataaaaaaaattgtcCTCATAAGTAAATTAACTGTGTTTGTGAAACATAGAAAACCTccctaaaaaaaacaattgatttGTGAATCACGTCACTGGCGAGTGCTGCCACTATGTAAAGTAGAAAATATGTATGTTATTGAAATTGAATTTTTGTCGGCACAAACAATGGTGCTATCTGAACAATTTGCTGTTTGTTTAGTATTGTTATTTATAgtgataaaaaaattaaatgtctCCCTTTAACAGTAACATGTATGCCCTTTTTAATGAGTGGAACTGTCGTATTATAAGTGAAGTTGTGGTTTTCTTGAGAACACggacagtgtttttaaaaaggctGACCATGTAGTTGAGTCAGTTCTGAGGCGAAGCTTTGTTATCTGTGGTGTTGTATCTGATGAGATTATGGAGAGTCACATGTCAGAGAGGTGGAGCTGTTGGAGCAGATAAGATGCTCACGTTTATTCGAGACACCcgacaaagaaaagaaactaaATACAAAGCAGAAGCAGAcaatttcatgtatttattactGATCTGGCATAATACATTTAAAGAACAGGCAAGGATTCTTGCTTGAACATTAAATCTGAATATATTTGGATTTGGATTAAAACCAACCGCAAacgtatttatttcactttggTGTCACTTCGGAATACAATGATGCCGCTTAAAAAATAACCGGTCAGTAGATGGCAGCACAACCACGGTTGCAGTACACCAAAAAGCCGAAGAAGAAGCGTCATTTCCGCTTTGTCTTCCGTCGGACCGCGAACTTTTCAAAACGGACGTTGTGAACAGACGATTAAATGTAAGTTTTTCTCTCCAGTCTGTGACACGGTCGCTCGCAGACCTTGTAAACTACCTCGGCAGTGCTTCTCGCAGTTATTTGAGTCGTGTTTGTGTCTATGTAGGACTTGAGACTTGTTAAGGGTCGCAGTTTGTCTATACATTTCATAACCAATTGTGACGATCAGCTTGATCTGTTGTTGCCGTTCCTTGTTACGTGCAGTCAGTCGTTGACATTTATGCGACTAGCTGTTTGACTTGCGTTAAGTTGGCTCGATATTGGCAGATTCCACTTCTGCGGGTTGAGTCCTGAAGCCAATAATACAAACGAACACCGCAACATTCAACTCTAGCTAAGGACTACACCATATTtcttggataaaaaaaatccGTCATTCGTTCTTAAGAAGCGAAAATATAGACTCGGGTCTATGACAGTCGCAGCGCCAGTTAAGGGACCGAAAAAAACGTAAAATAACCTCGTCGTATTTCATGAACGGCACTACTGATCACCACGTTCAGGTCACTTACAAAGGCTCCCCCCATGGTGTTAATACAGCGAGTAGTTTGTCAAGTTTCtcgttttcaatattttaaataaaatataaatatgtaaatatttttcatcagcttttcacacacacacacacacacacacacacacacacatatatatatatatatatatacactttttaattttattattgtagGAAATAGTTCGATGTCTTCGCAGTTAACTCTTCCTACCAATTGTGTCCGTTGTTC is part of the Synchiropus splendidus isolate RoL2022-P1 chromosome 10, RoL_Sspl_1.0, whole genome shotgun sequence genome and encodes:
- the abcb11a gene encoding bile salt export pump isoform X1, producing the protein MKKSGQFKITPEVEEDAEKKEKAGENKLSVGYFQLFRFASCQDIAMMVGGSFCALVHGAASPLMLLVYGMMTNTFVAYELQIRELKHPNKTCLNGSIHWSNGTIHEIADNVTIRCGVDIEAEMTMFAYYYVGIGVGVLILSYLQIYFWVTAAAKQIRRIRKRYFRKVMQMEIGWFDCNSVGELNTRISDDINKINNAIADQASIFIERLSTFLFGFMVGFIGGWKLTLVVIAVSPLIGVAAALMAMAVSRLTGRELTAYAKAGAVADEVLSAIRTVAAFGGESKEVDRYDKNLEEAQNWGVKKGSILGIFQGYLWFIIFLCYALAFWYGSQLVIDTKEMSPGTLIQVFFGVLMAAMHLGQASPCLEAFASGRAAAKSIFATIDRVPEINCFSDDGRKLDSLKGDIEFHNVSFFYPSRPEVKILDDLSLSVKAGETTAFVGPSGSGKSTTIQLFQRFYDPKQGTVTLDGHDIRTLNIKWLRSLIGIVEQEPVLFATTIAENIRFGRDGVSMEEIIEVTKQANAYNFIMELPQKFNTPVGEGGGQMSGGQKQRIAIARALIRNPRILLLDMATSALDNESEAIVQEALDKVRTGRTTISIAHRLSTIRKADVIIGFERGKAVERGTHSELLEKQGVYFTLVTLQNQGASAPERADAISDVDDADFGVKVRSMSSGSLKSSSRRNSARVRSVSNLSSDCVPDALTGSLRYRTEQLPENEDQEEHIEPAPVARILKYNQPEWPYMLLGSLGAAVNGSVNPIYAILFSQILGTFALEDVAEQRQQIDGICVLFCIVAVTSFFSQFLQGYAFAKSGELLTRRLRKKGFLAMLRQEVGWFDDVRNSPGALTTRLATDASMVQGATGSQIGMIVNSLTSIGASFIIAFYFSWKLTLVIMCFLPLIGLSGVFQAKMLTGFANDDKDSMEAAGQVSSEALGNIRTIAGLGKENAFVESYEEQLESPFLSAKKKAHVYGVCFGFAQCVIFMAYAASFRYGGYLVSAEGLQYMLVFRVISAVVISGTALGRASSFTPDYAKAKTAAAQLFKLLDRVPKISTSPDDGEKWDKFRGQIEFLNCKFTYPARPDTQVLNGLFVSVKPGQTLAFVGSSGCGKSTSIQLLERFYDPDEGQVLIDGHNSRRVNVPFLRSQIGLVSQEPVLFDCSIADNIQYGDNTRTIGMEEIIAAAKKAYLHDFVMTLPNKYDTQVGAQGSQLSRGQKQRIAIARAIVRNPKILLLDEATSALDTESEKTVQTALDEARKGRTSIVIAHRLSTIQTADIIAVMSHGIVIEQGTHNELMAKRGAYYKLVTTGAPIS
- the abcb11a gene encoding bile salt export pump isoform X2 translates to MKKSGQFKITPEVEEDAEKKEKAGENKLSVGYFQLFRFASCQDIAMMVGGSFCALVHGAASPLMLLVYGMMTNTFVAYELQIRELKHPNKTCLNGSIHWSNGTIHEIADNVTIRCGVDIEAEMTMFAYYYVGIGVGVLILSYLQIYFWVTAAAKQIRRIRKRYFRKVMQMEIGWFDCNSVGELNTRISDDINKINNAIADQASIFIERLSTFLFGFMVGFIGGWKLTLVVIAVSPLIGVAAALMAMAVSRLTGRELTAYAKAGAVADEVLSAIRTVAAFGGESKEVDRYDKNLEEAQNWGVKKGSILGIFQGYLWFIIFLCYALAFWYGSQLVIDTKEMSPGTLIQVFFGVLMAAMHLGQASPCLEAFASGRAAAKSIFATIDRVPEINCFSDDGRKLDSLKGDIEFHNVSFFYPSRPEVKILDDLSLSVKAGETTAFVGPSGSGKSTTIQLFQRFYDPKQGTVTLDGHDIRTLNIKWLRSLIGIVEQEPVLFATTIAENIRFGRDGVSMEEIIEVTKQANAYNFIMELPQKFNTPVGEGGGQMSGGQKQRIAIARALIRNPRILLLDMATSALDNESEAIVQEALDKVRTGRTTISIAHRLSTIRKADVIIGFERGKAVERGTHSELLEKQGVYFTLVTLQNQGASAPERDAISDVDDADFGVKVRSMSSGSLKSSSRRNSARVRSVSNLSSDCVPDALTGSLRYRTEQLPENEDQEEHIEPAPVARILKYNQPEWPYMLLGSLGAAVNGSVNPIYAILFSQILGTFALEDVAEQRQQIDGICVLFCIVAVTSFFSQFLQGYAFAKSGELLTRRLRKKGFLAMLRQEVGWFDDVRNSPGALTTRLATDASMVQGATGSQIGMIVNSLTSIGASFIIAFYFSWKLTLVIMCFLPLIGLSGVFQAKMLTGFANDDKDSMEAAGQVSSEALGNIRTIAGLGKENAFVESYEEQLESPFLSAKKKAHVYGVCFGFAQCVIFMAYAASFRYGGYLVSAEGLQYMLVFRVISAVVISGTALGRASSFTPDYAKAKTAAAQLFKLLDRVPKISTSPDDGEKWDKFRGQIEFLNCKFTYPARPDTQVLNGLFVSVKPGQTLAFVGSSGCGKSTSIQLLERFYDPDEGQVLIDGHNSRRVNVPFLRSQIGLVSQEPVLFDCSIADNIQYGDNTRTIGMEEIIAAAKKAYLHDFVMTLPNKYDTQVGAQGSQLSRGQKQRIAIARAIVRNPKILLLDEATSALDTESEKTVQTALDEARKGRTSIVIAHRLSTIQTADIIAVMSHGIVIEQGTHNELMAKRGAYYKLVTTGAPIS